Proteins from a single region of Antechinus flavipes isolate AdamAnt ecotype Samford, QLD, Australia chromosome 2, AdamAnt_v2, whole genome shotgun sequence:
- the MFSD2B gene encoding sphingosine-1-phosphate transporter MFSD2B isoform X3, whose product MFPPALNPGPREGAGALTFVSPQGGPGGRLSVISKLCYSIGGAPNQAASSAAAFYLQLFLLDVARIPAAQASLVLFAGKLSGAAADPAAGFLVSRSPRTRLGRLTPWILSCSPFLALTYFLLWFLPTVGRLRALWYGAFYCLFQALSTLLQVPYSALTMFLTRDQQERDSATAYRMTAEMAGTLIGATAHGLIVAGAHEAPTCPEANLTAPPPSLGSGTPPHTSQLYMIAAGVVAGTYPLCAALLALGTSEEDDLGGLQRQGLSFLQGLGRTLRHQPYQRLVAAFLFISAAVQVQQSYLVLFCTHAGPLHSHTQNLVLLVLVAAVLSTPFWEWFLQKVGKKTAACGIGAMVPSALLLAAVPTAPVAYSMAFVSGASIAVASLLPWSMLPDVVDDFRLQKPAPKGLETIFYSSYVFFTKLSGAGALGISTLSLEVRVRRL is encoded by the exons ATGTTCCCGCCCGCTCTGAACCCGGGACCCCGTGAGGGGGCGGGCGCGCTGACATTCGTCTCTCCCCAGGGCGGTCCCGGCGGGCGCCTTTCAGTGATCTCTAAGCTCTGTTACAGCATTGGGGGAGCCCCCAACCAGGCAGCCTCCAGCGCCGCAGCCTTTTACCTGCAGCTCTTCCTGCTGGATGTGGCCAGG ATCCCCGCGGCCCAAGCCTCGCTCGTCCTGTTCGCGGGAAAGCTGTCGGGGGCGGCGGCCGATCCCGCGGCCGGATTCCTCGTCAGCCGGAGCCCGCGGACCCGCCTGGGCCGCCTGACCCCCTG GATCCTGAGCTGCTCGCCCTTCCTGGCCCTCACCTACTTCTTGCTGTGGTTCCTGCCCACCGTGGGCCGGCTGCGGGCGCTCTGGTACGGGGCCTTCTACTGCCTCTTCCAGGCGCTGTCCACG CTGCTCCAGGTCCCCTACTCCGCCCTCACCATGTTCCTCACTCGGGACCAGCAGGAGAGAGATTCGGCCACTGCCTATC ggatGACCGCGGAGATGGCCGGCACGCTGATTGGAGCCACTGCCCACGGTCTCATCGTGGCCGGCGCCCACGAGGCCCCCACGTGCCCGGAGGCCAACCTCACGGCCCCGCCGCCCTCCCTGGGCTCGGGTACCCCTCCGCACACG AGCCAGCTCTACATGATCGCCGCCGGGGTCGTCGCGGGAACCTACCCCCTGTGCGCGGCCCTGCTGGCCCTGGGGACCTCCGAGGAAGACG ATCTCGGCGGCCTCCAGCGCCAGGGGCTCTCCTTCCTCCAGGGGCTCGGCCGCACCCTCCGGCACCAGCCCTACCAGCGGCTCGTGGCTGCCTTCCTCTTCATCTCCGCCGCCGTCCAG GTTCAGCAGAGCTATCTGGTCCTGTTCTGCACCCACGCGGGCCCCCTGCACAGCCACACGCAGAACCTGGTGCTGCTGGTGCTG GTGGCAGCTGTCCTGAGCACCCCCTTCTGGGAATGGTTCCTGCAGAAAGTGGGGAAGAAGACCGCAGCCTGCGGGATCGGG GCCATGGTGCCCTCTGCGCTCCTGCTGGCAGCCGTGCCCACCGCCCCCGTGGCCTACAGCATGGCCTTCGTGTCCGGTGCCAGCATTGCCGTGGCCTCGCTGCTGCCCTG GTCCATGCTGCCCGATGTTGTGGATGACTTCAGGCTCCAGAAACCTGCTCCGAAAGGCCTGGAAACCATCTTCTACTCTTCCTATGTCTTCTTCACCAAGCTGTCGGGGGCCGGGGCCCTGGGCATCTCCACCCTGAGCCTGGA GGTACGAGTCCGGCGCCTGTAA
- the MFSD2B gene encoding sphingosine-1-phosphate transporter MFSD2B isoform X1: MAASTRDRDPGPQILEKEEEPPQGGPGGRLSVISKLCYSIGGAPNQAASSAAAFYLQLFLLDVARIPAAQASLVLFAGKLSGAAADPAAGFLVSRSPRTRLGRLTPWILSCSPFLALTYFLLWFLPTVGRLRALWYGAFYCLFQALSTLLQVPYSALTMFLTRDQQERDSATAYRMTAEMAGTLIGATAHGLIVAGAHEAPTCPEANLTAPPPSLGSGTPPHTSQLYMIAAGVVAGTYPLCAALLALGTSEEDDLGGLQRQGLSFLQGLGRTLRHQPYQRLVAAFLFISAAVQVQQSYLVLFCTHAGPLHSHTQNLVLLVLVAAVLSTPFWEWFLQKVGKKTAACGIGAMVPSALLLAAVPTAPVAYSMAFVSGASIAVASLLPWSMLPDVVDDFRLQKPAPKGLETIFYSSYVFFTKLSGAGALGISTLSLDFAGYESGACKQSEQAVLALKVLIGAVPTSMVLLGLAILSAYPITEQRRQEIARELDALRNEVPVSRTPSPSRAQSGATALTEGP, from the exons ATGGCAGCTTCCACTCGGGACCGCGACCCAGGCCCCCAGATCCTCGAGAAAGAGGAGGAGCCCCCTCAG GGCGGTCCCGGCGGGCGCCTTTCAGTGATCTCTAAGCTCTGTTACAGCATTGGGGGAGCCCCCAACCAGGCAGCCTCCAGCGCCGCAGCCTTTTACCTGCAGCTCTTCCTGCTGGATGTGGCCAGG ATCCCCGCGGCCCAAGCCTCGCTCGTCCTGTTCGCGGGAAAGCTGTCGGGGGCGGCGGCCGATCCCGCGGCCGGATTCCTCGTCAGCCGGAGCCCGCGGACCCGCCTGGGCCGCCTGACCCCCTG GATCCTGAGCTGCTCGCCCTTCCTGGCCCTCACCTACTTCTTGCTGTGGTTCCTGCCCACCGTGGGCCGGCTGCGGGCGCTCTGGTACGGGGCCTTCTACTGCCTCTTCCAGGCGCTGTCCACG CTGCTCCAGGTCCCCTACTCCGCCCTCACCATGTTCCTCACTCGGGACCAGCAGGAGAGAGATTCGGCCACTGCCTATC ggatGACCGCGGAGATGGCCGGCACGCTGATTGGAGCCACTGCCCACGGTCTCATCGTGGCCGGCGCCCACGAGGCCCCCACGTGCCCGGAGGCCAACCTCACGGCCCCGCCGCCCTCCCTGGGCTCGGGTACCCCTCCGCACACG AGCCAGCTCTACATGATCGCCGCCGGGGTCGTCGCGGGAACCTACCCCCTGTGCGCGGCCCTGCTGGCCCTGGGGACCTCCGAGGAAGACG ATCTCGGCGGCCTCCAGCGCCAGGGGCTCTCCTTCCTCCAGGGGCTCGGCCGCACCCTCCGGCACCAGCCCTACCAGCGGCTCGTGGCTGCCTTCCTCTTCATCTCCGCCGCCGTCCAG GTTCAGCAGAGCTATCTGGTCCTGTTCTGCACCCACGCGGGCCCCCTGCACAGCCACACGCAGAACCTGGTGCTGCTGGTGCTG GTGGCAGCTGTCCTGAGCACCCCCTTCTGGGAATGGTTCCTGCAGAAAGTGGGGAAGAAGACCGCAGCCTGCGGGATCGGG GCCATGGTGCCCTCTGCGCTCCTGCTGGCAGCCGTGCCCACCGCCCCCGTGGCCTACAGCATGGCCTTCGTGTCCGGTGCCAGCATTGCCGTGGCCTCGCTGCTGCCCTG GTCCATGCTGCCCGATGTTGTGGATGACTTCAGGCTCCAGAAACCTGCTCCGAAAGGCCTGGAAACCATCTTCTACTCTTCCTATGTCTTCTTCACCAAGCTGTCGGGGGCCGGGGCCCTGGGCATCTCCACCCTGAGCCTGGA CTTCGCAGGGTACGAGTCCGGCGCCTGTAAGCAGTCTGAGCAGGCGGTGCTGGCGCTCAAGGTCCTGATCGGAGCCGTCCCCACCAGCATGGTGTTGCTGGGGCTGGCCATCCTGTCGGCGTACCCCATCACCGAGCAGCGGCGCCAGGAGATCGCCCGCGAGCTGGACGCGCTGAG GAACGAGGTGCCCGTGTCCAGGACCCCCAGTCCCAGCAGAGCCCAAAGTGGAGCCACCGCTTTGACCGAGGGTCCCTGA
- the UBXN2A gene encoding UBX domain-containing protein 2A, producing the protein MKEVEKLESLREDWVCESGAEGQPLHGGQAKSCELLFDSLLEEAQKVGTECLPSADRRQADVSIKLWKNGFTVNDEFRSYGDGASQQFLNAIRKGELPLELQGMFDKEEVDVKVEDKKKEVYVSKKPAFQPFSGLGHRLGSATPRIVSRVSSGDSGHPKPPSSVPLNPSEPITSVQIWLADGKRLVQRFNVSHRVSHVRDFIRKYEGPQGSRPFALVTALPGLRLLDDALTLEEAELQNAVVIQRRQAPHAALQGLS; encoded by the exons ATGAAGGAGGTGGAGAAGCTAGAAAGCCTTCGAGAAGACTG GGTTTGTGAGTCTGGCGCCGAAGGGCAGCCCCTCCATGGTGGCCAGGCCAAAAGCTGCGAGCTGCTCTTCGACAGCCTCTTGGAGGAAGCCCAGAAGGTTGGCACTGAGTGCTTGCCCTCCGCCGACAGAAGACAG GCTGATGTAAGCATTAAGCTCTGGAAGAACGGGTTCACCGTGAACGATGAGTTCCGCAGTTATGGGGACGGGGCCAGCCAGCAGTTCCTGAACGCCATCAGGAAGGG GGAGCTGCCCCTGGAGCTGCAGGGCATGTTTGACAAGGAGGAGGTGGACGTGAAGGTGGAGGACAAGAAGAAGGAGGTCTATGTGTCCAAGAAGCCCGCCTTCCAGCCCTTCTCAGGGCTGGGCCACCGGCTGGGGAG CGCTACCCCGAGAATAGTTTCCAGGGTAAGCAGTGGGGACTCCGGGCACCCGAAGCCTCCGAGTTCTGTCCCCTTGAATCCCTCGGAGCCCATCACCAGCGTCCAGATCTGGCTCGCCGATGGGAAGAGGCTCGTGCAGAGGTTCAATGTGTCCCACAG GGTGAGCCACGTCCGGGACTTCATCCGGAAGTACGAAGGCCCCCAGGGGAGTCGGCCCTTCGCGCTGGTCACTGCCCTTCCGGGCCTCAGGCTGCTGGACGACGCCCTCACGCTGGAGGAGGCGGAGCTGCAGAACGCCGTGGTCATCCAGAGGCGCCAGGCCCCTCACGCCGCCCTCCAGGGCCTGTCCTAG
- the MFSD2B gene encoding sphingosine-1-phosphate transporter MFSD2B isoform X2, with the protein MFPPALNPGPREGAGALTFVSPQGGPGGRLSVISKLCYSIGGAPNQAASSAAAFYLQLFLLDVARIPAAQASLVLFAGKLSGAAADPAAGFLVSRSPRTRLGRLTPWILSCSPFLALTYFLLWFLPTVGRLRALWYGAFYCLFQALSTLLQVPYSALTMFLTRDQQERDSATAYRMTAEMAGTLIGATAHGLIVAGAHEAPTCPEANLTAPPPSLGSGTPPHTSQLYMIAAGVVAGTYPLCAALLALGTSEEDDLGGLQRQGLSFLQGLGRTLRHQPYQRLVAAFLFISAAVQVQQSYLVLFCTHAGPLHSHTQNLVLLVLVAAVLSTPFWEWFLQKVGKKTAACGIGAMVPSALLLAAVPTAPVAYSMAFVSGASIAVASLLPWSMLPDVVDDFRLQKPAPKGLETIFYSSYVFFTKLSGAGALGISTLSLDMVLLGLAILSAYPITEQRRQEIARELDALRNEVPVSRTPSPSRAQSGATALTEGP; encoded by the exons ATGTTCCCGCCCGCTCTGAACCCGGGACCCCGTGAGGGGGCGGGCGCGCTGACATTCGTCTCTCCCCAGGGCGGTCCCGGCGGGCGCCTTTCAGTGATCTCTAAGCTCTGTTACAGCATTGGGGGAGCCCCCAACCAGGCAGCCTCCAGCGCCGCAGCCTTTTACCTGCAGCTCTTCCTGCTGGATGTGGCCAGG ATCCCCGCGGCCCAAGCCTCGCTCGTCCTGTTCGCGGGAAAGCTGTCGGGGGCGGCGGCCGATCCCGCGGCCGGATTCCTCGTCAGCCGGAGCCCGCGGACCCGCCTGGGCCGCCTGACCCCCTG GATCCTGAGCTGCTCGCCCTTCCTGGCCCTCACCTACTTCTTGCTGTGGTTCCTGCCCACCGTGGGCCGGCTGCGGGCGCTCTGGTACGGGGCCTTCTACTGCCTCTTCCAGGCGCTGTCCACG CTGCTCCAGGTCCCCTACTCCGCCCTCACCATGTTCCTCACTCGGGACCAGCAGGAGAGAGATTCGGCCACTGCCTATC ggatGACCGCGGAGATGGCCGGCACGCTGATTGGAGCCACTGCCCACGGTCTCATCGTGGCCGGCGCCCACGAGGCCCCCACGTGCCCGGAGGCCAACCTCACGGCCCCGCCGCCCTCCCTGGGCTCGGGTACCCCTCCGCACACG AGCCAGCTCTACATGATCGCCGCCGGGGTCGTCGCGGGAACCTACCCCCTGTGCGCGGCCCTGCTGGCCCTGGGGACCTCCGAGGAAGACG ATCTCGGCGGCCTCCAGCGCCAGGGGCTCTCCTTCCTCCAGGGGCTCGGCCGCACCCTCCGGCACCAGCCCTACCAGCGGCTCGTGGCTGCCTTCCTCTTCATCTCCGCCGCCGTCCAG GTTCAGCAGAGCTATCTGGTCCTGTTCTGCACCCACGCGGGCCCCCTGCACAGCCACACGCAGAACCTGGTGCTGCTGGTGCTG GTGGCAGCTGTCCTGAGCACCCCCTTCTGGGAATGGTTCCTGCAGAAAGTGGGGAAGAAGACCGCAGCCTGCGGGATCGGG GCCATGGTGCCCTCTGCGCTCCTGCTGGCAGCCGTGCCCACCGCCCCCGTGGCCTACAGCATGGCCTTCGTGTCCGGTGCCAGCATTGCCGTGGCCTCGCTGCTGCCCTG GTCCATGCTGCCCGATGTTGTGGATGACTTCAGGCTCCAGAAACCTGCTCCGAAAGGCCTGGAAACCATCTTCTACTCTTCCTATGTCTTCTTCACCAAGCTGTCGGGGGCCGGGGCCCTGGGCATCTCCACCCTGAGCCTGGA CATGGTGTTGCTGGGGCTGGCCATCCTGTCGGCGTACCCCATCACCGAGCAGCGGCGCCAGGAGATCGCCCGCGAGCTGGACGCGCTGAG GAACGAGGTGCCCGTGTCCAGGACCCCCAGTCCCAGCAGAGCCCAAAGTGGAGCCACCGCTTTGACCGAGGGTCCCTGA